A single window of Pyxicephalus adspersus chromosome 10, UCB_Pads_2.0, whole genome shotgun sequence DNA harbors:
- the LOC140339086 gene encoding LOW QUALITY PROTEIN: uncharacterized protein (The sequence of the model RefSeq protein was modified relative to this genomic sequence to represent the inferred CDS: substituted 1 base at 1 genomic stop codon; added 53 bases not found in genome assembly) has protein sequence MADMKVGIKDESSVDIGKDEIYIQDMSAEDDLLPPEGIGILQHPSEKKPPTFNIHHRRCHAYSILGSSVSMQSSENSHTMIPSTYKQLPLADTSTDLSCPEKPFNKFDRDTHKDKNLFTGTCSVSQSSPGMHQKTHAGDRPFSHAEDGRNFASKPHLVHDGEKIFLDLECADLFSQKGNKTHWKVLTDKKPFSCPDCGMCFIKKQNLVSHHRIHTGERPFSCSECGKGFTQKACLVRHERLHTGERPYLCSECGKCFVQKGHLVTHQKIHRGERPFSCTECXKSFKTKYDLIVHQKAHTGEEIFSCTECEKSFLKKSQLVTHQRVHTGEKPFSCPECSRCFSHKVNLKAHMKLHTGEKPYSCQECGKSFVQKGDLLKHQRSHTGERPFSCSECGKCFTQKVHVIQHQRKCH, from the coding sequence AGATGAAATCTATATCCAAGACATGTCAGCAGAGGATGATCTTTTACCCCCAGAAGGTATTGGCATCTTACAACATCCTTCAGAAAAGAAGCCTCCTACTTTTAACATACATCACAGGCGTTGTCATGCATACAGTATATTGGGTTCCTCTGTTTCCATGCAATCATCTGAGAATTCTCATACAATGATCCCAAGTACCTATAAGCAATTACCCCTTGCAGATACATCAACAGACCTTTCTTGTCCTGAGAAACCTTTTAACAAATTTGATAGGGATACACATAAAGACAAAAACCTATTTACAGGCACGTGTTCAGTATCACAATCATCGCCTGGTATGCATCAGAAGACTCATGCAGGCGATCGTCCGTTTTCACATGCAGAAGACGGGAGGAATTTTGCATCAAAACCACACCTTGTTCATGATGGTGAAAAGATATTTTTGGATTTAGAGTGTGCCGATTTGTTTTCACAAAAAGGAAACAAGACACATTGGAAGGTTCTGACTGACAAGAAGCCGTTTTCCTGTCCGGATTGCGggatgtgttttattaaaaagcaaaacctTGTCAGTCACCACAGGATTCACACAGGAGAGCGTCCATTTTCATGTTCTGAGTGTGGCAAAGGTTTTACACAGAAAGCGTGTCTAGTTAGACATGAAAGGCTTCACACTGGGGAGCGTCCGTATTTATGCTCAGAGTGCGGTAAATGCTTTGTTCAGAAGGGACATCTTGTAACCCATCAAAAAATTCACAGGGGTGAACGGCCTTTTTCTTGCACAGAGTGCTAGAAGTCATTTAAGACAAAATACGACCTTATTGTACATCAAAAGGCCCACACCGGGGAGGAGATCTTCTCGTGCACAGAGTGCGAGAAATCATTCTTAAAGAAATCTCAGCTTGTGACACACCAGAGGGTCCACACTGGTGAAAAGCCTTTTTCCTGTCCTGAGTGCAGCAGATGTTTTTCACATAAAGTAAACCTTAAAGCCCATATGAAACTCCACACTGGTGAGAAGCCATACTCCTGCCAAGAATGCGGGAAAAGCTTTGTTCAGAAAGGGGACCTTCTTAAACACCAGAGAAGCCACACTGGTGAACGccctttttcatgttcagagtgcgggaaatgttttacaCAGAAAGTGCATGTAATTCAGCATCAGAGAAAGTGTCACTGA